In Drosophila simulans strain w501 chromosome 3R, Prin_Dsim_3.1, whole genome shotgun sequence, a single window of DNA contains:
- the LOC6727055 gene encoding putative epidermal cell surface receptor isoform X1 — MQTCRRRKASGGPTTIMWSRMCLATLCGLLLLGIQIERAASAPAGEDAAATTMPPLDTTTDAPDAAPATIAAEQSSSISSITTEAPDGSTTSTTTTTEAANKSNATETESTTSGPVASSLPEETSMRSTSIEPITSTEPTTTPRQETEGPDQHMVFSNTEPDQSHIQHIPLRDEHAESSGADDATTEMQRQREQDQQQNELNQISNEQDDVVKDLNNFRHPATLITASNSNSEENVEIESDKQVETTTTAVPASATSTSTEATGTPATGTPATSTSTVPSEREEDPYHVHILSENHDRLAEHEDYQMLSTSTEESSTTTTTSTTTSTTESGLVAGIVVSQENKATAEPSTATESTSTSTSTSTTTAATAASSTTSRARAMHMNDPEDEAATTIMPDSESVPVINIVEGQHMLQQEREQEEPKVEKEEEVVKESESSSTTEASTTTTEPSPFVAFAGEGRSAGGGNDIELFLHHNASTHEQLMDLSDVSMDGDQNEGSSTTQSSTTSTTTTTTQPETEMPKIVEITASGDTMQRECLANNKSYKHGELMDRDCDERCTCNRGDWMCEPRCKGLSYPRGSQRSMANPNCLEKMVEEDECCRVMECSEPLLEPTVVATEGAAPSTNRTGEAAVTLPTTDDEATPKPRTDCHYMGGVYKFRERLEIGCEQICHCAEGGIMDCRPRCPERNHTRLDKCVYVKDPKDVCCQLELCDVTLDDHEQQPTPLQSTNNEDPEEIDPFRFQEQARDAGGAKPTCTFKGAEYDVGQQFRDGCDQLCICNEQGIHCAKLECPSNFGLDVQDPHCIRWEPVPADFKPSPPNCCPESMRCVDNGTCSYQGVQIENWSPVPANLTGCDQHCYCENGRVECRAACPPVPALPPADLPCHPALARLLPIPDDECCKHWMCAPQIPKIGGAGQDEETEATSTHASIPANETTTTTATANKSTSTPSKVPQIKKDEEKKPSASGAFYPTLDGKPPKSIGGLGIFEKTEKPEKGHKKVQHQQQQQHQQQEQQQHQNDVIFDGDRTEEQEEPLPPNGGFVPFQFGHQHPHQPHLGPYGFYNPVKPVYEDYNPYEPYDINPNGTPQGKPPPVPTSQSDLFNILGAEQPGHPVHPGHAGPPIHPGQTQKDNHNLGPQVRIEQILQHLQQTVPGGPPPNQQHQSLTPQQHPQQQPTPQQHPGHYVPIVHSGVPPPPPGHGIAVVDGQTVAYESYPVIPGLGVPQHHPQQHQTTPQQHLQQSILPSSSTTSGLSTQASEHSLHQNQDKLAKQQQSGANNLQPDIEVHTLEAIDPRSIRIVFTVPQVYVNLHGRVELRYSNGPSNDTSTWEQQIFAPPEDLIATSQMEFDLPSLEPNSLYKVKITLILRDLNSQPTSSIYTVKTPPERTITPPPPFPDYRPDFQDIFKNVEDPELTVSETNASWLQLTWKKLGDDQMEYVDGVQLRYKELTGLIYSSTPLIHRTLTSYTIQNLQPDTGYEIGLYYIPLAGHGAELRAGHMIKVRTAQKVDVYGFDVTVNVTKVKTQSVEISWNGVPYPEDKFVHIYRAIYQSDAGKEDSSVFKVAKRDSTTGTLIMDLKPGTKYRLWLEMYLTNGNTKKSNVVNFITKPGGPATPGKTGKLLTAGTDQPVGDYYGPLVVVSVIAALAIMSTLALLLIITRRRVHQTASITPPRKSDAAYDNPSYKVEIQQETMNL; from the exons AGTCCACGACAAGTGGCCCGGTGGCAAGCAGCCTACCAGAGGAGACCAGCATGCGATCGACGAGCATTGAACCCATCACCTCCACGGAGCCCACGACAACGCCCCGACAGGAAACGGAGGGACCTGATCAGCACATGGTCTTCTCCAACACGGAACCAGATCAGAGCCACATTCAGCACATTCCGCTGCGGGATGAGCACGCCGAGAGCAGTGGCGCCGACGATGCCACCACCGAGATGCAACGGCAGCGCGagcaggatcagcagcagAATGAGCTCAATCAGATCTCCAACGAGCAGGACGATGTGGTCAAGGATCTCAACAATTTCCGACATCCGGCTACGCTCATAAcggccagcaacagcaacagcgaggAGAACGTCGAAATCGAAAGTGACAAACAAGTTGAGACAACGACGACGGCGGTGCCGGCATCAgcaacatccacatccacagaGGCAACAGGTACACCAGCAACAGGTACgccagccacatccacatccacagtCCCGAGCGAGCGCGAAGAAGATCCCTATCATGTGCATATACTGTCCGAGAATCATGATCGCCTGGCCGAACACGAAGATTATCAAATGCTCTCGACCAGCACCGAGGAATCGTCAACTACCACTACCACTTCGACTACTACCAGCACCACAGAGTCGGGCCTTGTGGCTGGTATTGTTGTCAGTCAGGAGAACAAGGCAACCGCTGAGCCATCAACTGCAACCGAGTctacatccacatccacatccacatccacaacaactgcagcaacagccgcaagTTCAACCACATCGCGAGCACGCGCCATGCATATGAATGATCCAGAAGATGAAGCGGCCACCACAATAATGCCGGACAGCGAGTCGGTGCCAGTGATTAACATTGTTGAAGGACAACACATGCTGCAGCAGGAgagggagcaggaggagccgAAGGttgagaaggaggaggaggtggtcaAGGAGTCGGAGAGCAGCTCCACCACCGAGGCGtcgaccaccaccaccgagCCATCGCCATTCGTGGCCTTTGCCGGCGAGGGACGATCGGCGGGTGGCGGCAATGATATTGAGCTGTTCCTGCACCACAATGCCTCTACCCACGAGCAGCTCATGGATCTCAGTGATGTCAGCATGGACGGAGATCAGAACGAGGGCAGCAGCACGACACAGAGCAGCACTACTAGCACCACCACGACCACTACTcagccggaaacggaaatgccgAAAATTGTGGAGATCACCGCCAGCGGGGATACCATGCAGCGCGAATgcctggccaacaacaagagcTATAAG CACGGCGAGTTGATGGATCGGGATTGCGACGAGCGGTGCACCTGCAACCGCGGCGACTGGATGTGCGAGCCAAGGTGCAAGGGACTGAGTTATCCGCGCGGCAGCCAGCGCAGCATGGCCAATCCCAACTGCCTGGAGAAGATGGTGGAGGAGGACGAATGCTGTCGGGTGATGGAATGCAGTGAGCCGCTGCTGGAGCCCACGGTGGTAGCCACAGAGGGTGCGGCACCTTCCACCAATAGAACAGGAGAAGCGGCTGTGACCCTGCCCACGACCGATGATGAAG CCACGCCCAAGCCCCGAACTGATTGCCACTACATGGGCGGTGTCTATAAGTTCCGGGAGCGTCTAGAGATCGGGTGCGAGCAGATCTGTCACTGTGCCGAAGGGGGCATCATGGATTGCAGGCCACGCTGCCCGGAACGGAATCACACGCGTCTGGAcaagtgtgtgtatgtgaagGACCCGAAGGACGTGTGCTGCCAACTGGAGCTCTGCGATGTCACACTGGACGATCACGAACAGCAGCCAACGCCGCTGCAGAGCACGAACAACGAAGATCCAGAGGAGATCGACCCCTTCCGCTTCCAGGAGCAGGCTCGCGACGCCGGAGGCGCCAAGCCCACTTGCACCTTCAAGGGCGCAGAATATGATGTGGGCCAGCAGTTCCGCGATGGCTGCGACCAGTTGTGCATTTGCAATGAGCAGGGCATTCACTGTGCCAAGCTGGAGTGCCCCTCGAACTTTGGCCTGGATGTCCAGGATCCGCACTGCATACGCTGGGAACCAGTTCCGGCAGACTTTAAGCCCTCCCCGCCGAATTGCTGTCCGGAGAGCATGCGTTGCGTCGACAATGGCACGTGCAGTTACCAAGGCGTCCAGATCGAGAACTGGTCCCCGGTTCCAGCCAACCTGACAG GTTGCGATCAGCATTGCTATTGCGAGAATGGACGGGTAGAGTGCAGGGCAGCTTGTCCTCCGGTTCCAGCTCTTCCTCCGGCGGACTTGCCCTGCCATCCAGCATTGGCCCGCCTGCTGCCCATTCCCGATGACGAGTGCTGCAAGCACTGGATGTGTGCCCCCCAAATCCCCAAAATCGGAGGTGCGGGTCAGGACGAAGAGACGGAAGCCACGTCAACGCATGCCTCGATTCCAGCAAATG aaacaacaacaacgacagcgACAGCAAATAAATCGACCAGTACACCTAGCAAAGTACCCCAAATCAAGAAGGACGAGGAGAAGAAGCCATCAGCAAGTGGCGCCTTCTATCCCACCTTGGATGGCAAGCCACCCAAGTCGATTGGTGGTCTTGGTATCTTCGAGAAGACGGAAAAACCGGAGAAGGGCCACAAGAAAGtgcagcatcaacagcagcagcagcatcagcagcaggagcagcagcagcaccagaaTGATGTCATATTCGACGGTGATCGCacagaggagcaggaggagcctTTGCCACCGAACGGCGGATTCGTGCCCTTCCAATTCGGCCACCAGCATCCTCATCAGCCACATCTTGGTCCGTATGGCTTCTACAATCCCGTGAAACCCGTTTACGAGGACTATAATCCCTATGAGCCGTACGACATCAATCCCAATGGCACACCACAGGGCAAGCCACCTCCAGTGCCCACTAGTCAGTCCGATTTGTTCAATATATTAGGTGCGGAACAACCAGGACACCCGGTTCATCCTGGCCATGCTGGACCCCCAATTCATCCTGGGCAAACGCAAAAAGATAATCACAATCTGGGACCACAAGTTAGAATCGAACAGATACTGCAGCACCTGCAGCAAACTGTTCCAGGTGGACCGCCGCCCAACCAGCAACACCAGTCACTGAcaccgcagcagcatccgcagcagcaaccaaCTCCGCAGCAACATCCTGGTCATTATGTGCCCATCGTGCACAGTGGagtgccgccgccgccgccaggACATGGCATTGCCGTTGTCGATGGGCAAACAGTGGCCTATGAGAGCTATCCAGTGATCCCGGGACTGGGAGTACCACAGCACCatccgcagcagcaccagACGACCCCGCAGCAACACTTGCAGCAGTCAATCCTGCCTAGCTCGAGCACCACCTCCGGACTCTCGACGCAGGCTAGCGAGCACAGTCTGCACCAGAACCAGGACAAGCtggccaagcagcagcagtcag GAGCCAACAACCTGCAGCCTGATATCGAAGTTCACACACTGGAGGCCATCGATCCTCGTTCCATTCGCATTGTCTTCACCGTTCCCCAGGTCTATGTGAACCTCCATGGACGCGTGGAGCTTCGCTACTCGAATGGACCCAGTAACGATACGTCCACCTGGGAACAGCAAATCTTTGCTCCGCCCGAGGACCTCATTGCCACATCCCAGATGGAGTTCGATCTGCCCAGTCTGGAACCAAATTCACTGTACAAGGTGAAGATCACCTTAATCCTTCGTGATCTAAACTCGCAGCCGACGAGCAGTATCTACACCGTGAAGACGCCGCCTGAAAGGACCATCACTCCACCACCTCCGTTCCCCGATTACAGGCCAGACTTCCAGGACATCTTCAAGAACGTTGAGGATCCAGAACTGACGGTCAGCGAAACGAACGCCAGCTGGCTGCAGTTGACATGGAAGAAACTGGGCGACGACCAAATGGAATATGTGGACGGAGTTCAGCTGCGCTACAAGGAACTGACGGGCCTGATCTACTCCTCAACGCCTCTGATCCATCGCACGTTGACCAGCTACACCATCCAGAACCTTCAGCCGGATACGGGCTACGAGATCGGGCTCTACTACATCCCATTGGCTGGACACGGAGCTGAATTGCGTGCCGGACACATGATCAAGGTGCGAACTGCCCAGAAGGTGGACGTGTATGGCTTCGATGTGACCGTTAACGTGACCAAGGTGAAGACCCAGAGTGTCGAGATCTCATGGAATGGAGTGCCCTATCCGGAGGACAAGTTCGTGCACATTTATCGTGCCATCTACCAGAGCGACGCTGGCAAGGAGGACTCCAGCGTCTTCAAGGTGGCCAAGCGGGACAGCACCACTGGTACCCTGATCATGGATCTCAAGCCAGGCACCAAGTACCGCCTCTGGCTGGAAATGTACCTGACCAACGGCAACACCAAGAAGAGCAATGTTGTCAACTTCATCACGAAGCCAGGTGGTCCAGCCACTCCCGGAAAGACTG GAAAACTCCTAACCGCGGGAACGGACCAACCCGTGGGCGATTACTACGGCCCCCTGGTGGTGGTTTCTGTGATCGCCGCTCTGGCGATCATGTCTACTTTGGCCCTGCTACTGATCATCACCAGGAGACGAGTTCACCAAACGGCGTCCATTACGCCACCACGTAAAAGCGACGCTGCCTACGATAATCCCTCATACAAGGTGGAGATCCAACAGGAGACTATGA ATCTGTAA
- the LOC6727055 gene encoding putative epidermal cell surface receptor isoform X3, with protein sequence MQTCRRRKASGGPTTIMWSRMCLATLCGLLLLGIQIERAASAPAGEDAAATTMPPLDTTTDAPDAAPATIAAEQSSSISSITTEAPDGSTTSTTTTTEAANKSNATETESTTSGPVASSLPEETSMRSTSIEPITSTEPTTTPRQETEGPDQHMVFSNTEPDQSHIQHIPLRDEHAESSGADDATTEMQRQREQDQQQNELNQISNEQDDVVKDLNNFRHPATLITASNSNSEENVEIESDKQVETTTTAVPASATSTSTEATGTPATGTPATSTSTVPSEREEDPYHVHILSENHDRLAEHEDYQMLSTSTEESSTTTTTSTTTSTTESGLVAGIVVSQENKATAEPSTATESTSTSTSTSTTTAATAASSTTSRARAMHMNDPEDEAATTIMPDSESVPVINIVEGQHMLQQEREQEEPKVEKEEEVVKESESSSTTEASTTTTEPSPFVAFAGEGRSAGGGNDIELFLHHNASTHEQLMDLSDVSMDGDQNEGSSTTQSSTTSTTTTTTQPETEMPKIVEITASGDTMQRECLANNKSYKHGELMDRDCDERCTCNRGDWMCEPRCKGLSYPRGSQRSMANPNCLEKMVEEDECCRVMECSEPLLEPTVVATEGAAPSTNRTGEAAVTLPTTDDEATPKPRTDCHYMGGVYKFRERLEIGCEQICHCAEGGIMDCRPRCPERNHTRLDKCVYVKDPKDVCCQLELCDVTLDDHEQQPTPLQSTNNEDPEEIDPFRFQEQARDAGGAKPTCTFKGAEYDVGQQFRDGCDQLCICNEQGIHCAKLECPSNFGLDVQDPHCIRWEPVPADFKPSPPNCCPESMRCVDNGTCSYQGVQIENWSPVPANLTGCDQHCYCENGRVECRAACPPVPALPPADLPCHPALARLLPIPDDECCKHWMCAPQIPKIGGAGQDEETEATSTHASIPANGANNLQPDIEVHTLEAIDPRSIRIVFTVPQVYVNLHGRVELRYSNGPSNDTSTWEQQIFAPPEDLIATSQMEFDLPSLEPNSLYKVKITLILRDLNSQPTSSIYTVKTPPERTITPPPPFPDYRPDFQDIFKNVEDPELTVSETNASWLQLTWKKLGDDQMEYVDGVQLRYKELTGLIYSSTPLIHRTLTSYTIQNLQPDTGYEIGLYYIPLAGHGAELRAGHMIKVRTAQKVDVYGFDVTVNVTKVKTQSVEISWNGVPYPEDKFVHIYRAIYQSDAGKEDSSVFKVAKRDSTTGTLIMDLKPGTKYRLWLEMYLTNGNTKKSNVVNFITKPGGPATPGKTGKLLTAGTDQPVGDYYGPLVVVSVIAALAIMSTLALLLIITRRRVHQTASITPPRKSDAAYDNPSYKVEIQQETMNL encoded by the exons AGTCCACGACAAGTGGCCCGGTGGCAAGCAGCCTACCAGAGGAGACCAGCATGCGATCGACGAGCATTGAACCCATCACCTCCACGGAGCCCACGACAACGCCCCGACAGGAAACGGAGGGACCTGATCAGCACATGGTCTTCTCCAACACGGAACCAGATCAGAGCCACATTCAGCACATTCCGCTGCGGGATGAGCACGCCGAGAGCAGTGGCGCCGACGATGCCACCACCGAGATGCAACGGCAGCGCGagcaggatcagcagcagAATGAGCTCAATCAGATCTCCAACGAGCAGGACGATGTGGTCAAGGATCTCAACAATTTCCGACATCCGGCTACGCTCATAAcggccagcaacagcaacagcgaggAGAACGTCGAAATCGAAAGTGACAAACAAGTTGAGACAACGACGACGGCGGTGCCGGCATCAgcaacatccacatccacagaGGCAACAGGTACACCAGCAACAGGTACgccagccacatccacatccacagtCCCGAGCGAGCGCGAAGAAGATCCCTATCATGTGCATATACTGTCCGAGAATCATGATCGCCTGGCCGAACACGAAGATTATCAAATGCTCTCGACCAGCACCGAGGAATCGTCAACTACCACTACCACTTCGACTACTACCAGCACCACAGAGTCGGGCCTTGTGGCTGGTATTGTTGTCAGTCAGGAGAACAAGGCAACCGCTGAGCCATCAACTGCAACCGAGTctacatccacatccacatccacatccacaacaactgcagcaacagccgcaagTTCAACCACATCGCGAGCACGCGCCATGCATATGAATGATCCAGAAGATGAAGCGGCCACCACAATAATGCCGGACAGCGAGTCGGTGCCAGTGATTAACATTGTTGAAGGACAACACATGCTGCAGCAGGAgagggagcaggaggagccgAAGGttgagaaggaggaggaggtggtcaAGGAGTCGGAGAGCAGCTCCACCACCGAGGCGtcgaccaccaccaccgagCCATCGCCATTCGTGGCCTTTGCCGGCGAGGGACGATCGGCGGGTGGCGGCAATGATATTGAGCTGTTCCTGCACCACAATGCCTCTACCCACGAGCAGCTCATGGATCTCAGTGATGTCAGCATGGACGGAGATCAGAACGAGGGCAGCAGCACGACACAGAGCAGCACTACTAGCACCACCACGACCACTACTcagccggaaacggaaatgccgAAAATTGTGGAGATCACCGCCAGCGGGGATACCATGCAGCGCGAATgcctggccaacaacaagagcTATAAG CACGGCGAGTTGATGGATCGGGATTGCGACGAGCGGTGCACCTGCAACCGCGGCGACTGGATGTGCGAGCCAAGGTGCAAGGGACTGAGTTATCCGCGCGGCAGCCAGCGCAGCATGGCCAATCCCAACTGCCTGGAGAAGATGGTGGAGGAGGACGAATGCTGTCGGGTGATGGAATGCAGTGAGCCGCTGCTGGAGCCCACGGTGGTAGCCACAGAGGGTGCGGCACCTTCCACCAATAGAACAGGAGAAGCGGCTGTGACCCTGCCCACGACCGATGATGAAG CCACGCCCAAGCCCCGAACTGATTGCCACTACATGGGCGGTGTCTATAAGTTCCGGGAGCGTCTAGAGATCGGGTGCGAGCAGATCTGTCACTGTGCCGAAGGGGGCATCATGGATTGCAGGCCACGCTGCCCGGAACGGAATCACACGCGTCTGGAcaagtgtgtgtatgtgaagGACCCGAAGGACGTGTGCTGCCAACTGGAGCTCTGCGATGTCACACTGGACGATCACGAACAGCAGCCAACGCCGCTGCAGAGCACGAACAACGAAGATCCAGAGGAGATCGACCCCTTCCGCTTCCAGGAGCAGGCTCGCGACGCCGGAGGCGCCAAGCCCACTTGCACCTTCAAGGGCGCAGAATATGATGTGGGCCAGCAGTTCCGCGATGGCTGCGACCAGTTGTGCATTTGCAATGAGCAGGGCATTCACTGTGCCAAGCTGGAGTGCCCCTCGAACTTTGGCCTGGATGTCCAGGATCCGCACTGCATACGCTGGGAACCAGTTCCGGCAGACTTTAAGCCCTCCCCGCCGAATTGCTGTCCGGAGAGCATGCGTTGCGTCGACAATGGCACGTGCAGTTACCAAGGCGTCCAGATCGAGAACTGGTCCCCGGTTCCAGCCAACCTGACAG GTTGCGATCAGCATTGCTATTGCGAGAATGGACGGGTAGAGTGCAGGGCAGCTTGTCCTCCGGTTCCAGCTCTTCCTCCGGCGGACTTGCCCTGCCATCCAGCATTGGCCCGCCTGCTGCCCATTCCCGATGACGAGTGCTGCAAGCACTGGATGTGTGCCCCCCAAATCCCCAAAATCGGAGGTGCGGGTCAGGACGAAGAGACGGAAGCCACGTCAACGCATGCCTCGATTCCAGCAAATG GAGCCAACAACCTGCAGCCTGATATCGAAGTTCACACACTGGAGGCCATCGATCCTCGTTCCATTCGCATTGTCTTCACCGTTCCCCAGGTCTATGTGAACCTCCATGGACGCGTGGAGCTTCGCTACTCGAATGGACCCAGTAACGATACGTCCACCTGGGAACAGCAAATCTTTGCTCCGCCCGAGGACCTCATTGCCACATCCCAGATGGAGTTCGATCTGCCCAGTCTGGAACCAAATTCACTGTACAAGGTGAAGATCACCTTAATCCTTCGTGATCTAAACTCGCAGCCGACGAGCAGTATCTACACCGTGAAGACGCCGCCTGAAAGGACCATCACTCCACCACCTCCGTTCCCCGATTACAGGCCAGACTTCCAGGACATCTTCAAGAACGTTGAGGATCCAGAACTGACGGTCAGCGAAACGAACGCCAGCTGGCTGCAGTTGACATGGAAGAAACTGGGCGACGACCAAATGGAATATGTGGACGGAGTTCAGCTGCGCTACAAGGAACTGACGGGCCTGATCTACTCCTCAACGCCTCTGATCCATCGCACGTTGACCAGCTACACCATCCAGAACCTTCAGCCGGATACGGGCTACGAGATCGGGCTCTACTACATCCCATTGGCTGGACACGGAGCTGAATTGCGTGCCGGACACATGATCAAGGTGCGAACTGCCCAGAAGGTGGACGTGTATGGCTTCGATGTGACCGTTAACGTGACCAAGGTGAAGACCCAGAGTGTCGAGATCTCATGGAATGGAGTGCCCTATCCGGAGGACAAGTTCGTGCACATTTATCGTGCCATCTACCAGAGCGACGCTGGCAAGGAGGACTCCAGCGTCTTCAAGGTGGCCAAGCGGGACAGCACCACTGGTACCCTGATCATGGATCTCAAGCCAGGCACCAAGTACCGCCTCTGGCTGGAAATGTACCTGACCAACGGCAACACCAAGAAGAGCAATGTTGTCAACTTCATCACGAAGCCAGGTGGTCCAGCCACTCCCGGAAAGACTG GAAAACTCCTAACCGCGGGAACGGACCAACCCGTGGGCGATTACTACGGCCCCCTGGTGGTGGTTTCTGTGATCGCCGCTCTGGCGATCATGTCTACTTTGGCCCTGCTACTGATCATCACCAGGAGACGAGTTCACCAAACGGCGTCCATTACGCCACCACGTAAAAGCGACGCTGCCTACGATAATCCCTCATACAAGGTGGAGATCCAACAGGAGACTATGA ATCTGTAA